The Schistocerca gregaria isolate iqSchGreg1 chromosome 1, iqSchGreg1.2, whole genome shotgun sequence genome includes a window with the following:
- the LOC126336972 gene encoding uncharacterized protein LOC126336972, giving the protein MPQGKLKVKAKVPEGAKTKKKAGKGRGVTKRTTKSVTPKKQKQQEAQKLKKAITKTVNQAMEEELRAQALDGKKSLLSKKKAAATPAKSPAKPKRGKKK; this is encoded by the exons ATGCCACAGGGTAAATTAAAGGTCAAAGCTAAAGTGCCAGAGGGCGCAAAAACGAAGAAGAAGGCTGGTAAAGGGCGTGGAGTTACAAAGCGCACAA ctAAGTCAGTGACACCAAAAAAGCAAAAGCAACAGGAAGCTCAGAAACTGAAGAAAGCAATCACAAAGACAGTAAATCAGGCCATGGAAGAAGAGCTGAGGGCTCAAGCTCTTGATGGGAAGAAATCTCTTCTTTCAAAGAAAAAGGCTGCTGCTACCCCAGCAAAATCACCAGCCAAGCCGAAAAGAgggaagaagaaatag